A part of Streptomyces sp. NBC_00557 genomic DNA contains:
- a CDS encoding MFS transporter, with translation MKPSTHQPAGSPDAAPGSWDAGQRGLLLVLAGNMLIDSLEVSTAMVALPSIGRDLGLPLTALQGVVTGFALGFGALLLFGARVVERLGRRPVYLAALVGFAAASVAGGLADGPALLIACRVVKGFCAALTAPTGLTIITTAYPEGPARSRAVSVYAFVGACGFTGGLLLSGLLTEVGWRWTFLFPAPVVLVLFAFGLRLIPGGRPDGPARRLDLSGAATLTGGLAALVTGIVQVPGRGWGSPLVFGSFTAAAALLAALLLVERTAADPLLRPALLAHRGLLRAMLGAVALNGSYLGLLLVATFQLQTTEGWSPARTALALLPASLPLVVTAPLSGRMIERFGTRRLIALGAPAPLLGHLLYLRALTPHPSYATDVLPAMLLVGVGFALCFTSLNVQAAAAVPAADRPAATGHYQTAVQTAAVLAPALVAAVLLSSGAPGAPVAEGYRPAVWLVVALGALGPVAASVRPVRRSASGRAAEPRLTARP, from the coding sequence GTGAAACCTTCGACGCACCAACCGGCCGGCTCCCCGGATGCGGCACCCGGGTCCTGGGACGCCGGACAGCGGGGCCTGCTGCTGGTCCTGGCCGGCAACATGCTGATCGACTCCCTCGAGGTGTCGACGGCGATGGTCGCGCTGCCGTCCATCGGCCGGGACCTCGGCCTGCCGCTGACGGCCCTTCAGGGCGTCGTCACCGGCTTCGCCCTGGGTTTCGGCGCGCTGCTGCTGTTCGGCGCCCGTGTGGTGGAGCGACTGGGCAGGCGTCCGGTGTACCTGGCGGCGCTGGTGGGCTTCGCCGCCGCATCCGTGGCCGGCGGCCTGGCCGACGGGCCCGCCCTGCTCATCGCCTGCCGGGTGGTGAAGGGGTTCTGCGCCGCGCTCACCGCGCCCACCGGCCTGACCATCATCACCACGGCCTACCCGGAGGGCCCCGCCCGCTCCCGGGCCGTGTCGGTGTACGCCTTCGTCGGCGCCTGCGGGTTCACGGGCGGGCTCCTGCTGTCGGGGCTGCTGACCGAGGTGGGCTGGCGCTGGACGTTCCTGTTCCCGGCACCGGTGGTGCTGGTGCTGTTCGCCTTCGGCCTGCGGCTGATCCCAGGTGGCCGACCCGACGGGCCGGCGCGCCGCTTGGACCTCTCCGGCGCGGCGACGCTGACCGGTGGCCTGGCGGCCCTGGTGACCGGCATCGTCCAGGTGCCCGGGCGCGGCTGGGGCAGCCCACTCGTCTTCGGCTCGTTCACGGCTGCCGCCGCGCTGCTGGCCGCCCTCCTCCTGGTGGAGCGCACGGCGGCCGACCCGCTCCTGCGCCCCGCCCTGCTGGCCCACCGGGGCCTGCTGCGGGCGATGCTGGGCGCCGTCGCGCTGAACGGCTCGTACCTCGGGCTGCTGCTGGTGGCCACATTCCAGTTGCAGACCACCGAGGGCTGGTCACCGGCGCGCACCGCCCTCGCCCTGCTGCCCGCGAGTCTTCCACTGGTGGTGACCGCGCCCCTGTCCGGGCGGATGATCGAGCGGTTCGGCACTCGCCGGCTGATCGCCCTGGGCGCCCCGGCGCCGCTGCTGGGCCACCTGCTGTACCTGCGGGCGCTCACCCCGCACCCCTCGTACGCCACGGACGTCCTGCCCGCCATGCTGCTGGTCGGGGTCGGCTTCGCACTGTGCTTCACCTCCTTGAACGTGCAGGCGGCGGCCGCGGTACCGGCCGCGGACCGGCCGGCGGCCACGGGCCACTACCAGACCGCGGTGCAGACGGCCGCCGTGCTCGCGCCCGCGCTGGTGGCGGCTGTGCTGCTGTCGTCCGGCGCTCCGGGCGCCCCCGTGGCCGAGGGCTACCGGCCCGCGGTGTGGCTGGTCGTCGCGCTCGGGGCACTGGGGCCCGTGGCCGCGTCGGTGCGTCCCGTGCGCCGTTCCGCCTCCGGCCGCGCCGCCGAACCGCGCCTGACCGCGCGCCCGTGA
- a CDS encoding TcmI family type II polyketide cyclase produces MHSTLIVARMEPGSAADVAALFGEFDRTDMPHRMGTRRRQLFHFRGLYFHLQDFDSDDGGHRIEEAKLDPRFVRISEDLKPYIEAYDPATWRSPKDAMATRFYHWEASA; encoded by the coding sequence ATGCACAGCACGCTGATCGTGGCGCGGATGGAACCGGGCTCGGCAGCCGACGTCGCCGCACTGTTCGGCGAGTTCGACCGCACCGACATGCCGCACCGTATGGGTACACGGCGCCGCCAGTTGTTCCACTTCCGTGGCCTCTACTTCCACCTGCAGGACTTCGACTCGGACGACGGCGGCCACCGCATCGAGGAGGCGAAGCTGGACCCGCGGTTCGTCCGCATCAGTGAGGACCTCAAGCCGTACATCGAGGCCTACGACCCGGCTACCTGGCGTTCGCCCAAGGACGCCATGGCCACCCGCTTCTACCACTGGGAGGCGTCGGCGTGA
- a CDS encoding ketosynthase chain-length factor produces MTATTVITGLGVAAPNGLGTKEFWTATLRGESGIGRIERFDPSRYPARLAGQVRGFVAEDHLPSRLLPQTDRMTRLALVAADWALDDAGVRPADLPPYDMGVVTASSCGGFEFGQNELRNLWSKGSQYVSAYQSFAWFYAVNSGQISIRNGMKGPSGVVVSDQAGGLDAVAQARRQIRRGTPLIVSGSIDASICPWGWVAQLASGRLSTSEDPDRAYLPFDAQANGHVPGEGGAILVVEDAESARRRGARPYGEIAGYGSTFDPAPGSGRERGLRRAIELALADAGADARDVDVVFADAAGVPEEDRAEAEALTAVFGTRGVPVTAPKTMTGRLYSGAAPLDLAAAVLAIADGRIPPTVNVRPVADYGLDLVTDAPRSAELRTALVLARGHGGFNSAMVVRAA; encoded by the coding sequence ATGACTGCGACCACGGTGATCACCGGTCTGGGCGTCGCCGCGCCCAACGGGCTGGGCACCAAGGAGTTCTGGACGGCGACGCTCAGGGGTGAGAGCGGCATCGGCCGCATCGAGCGGTTCGACCCGTCCCGGTATCCGGCGCGGCTCGCCGGTCAGGTGCGCGGATTCGTCGCCGAGGACCATCTGCCGAGCCGGCTGCTGCCGCAGACCGACCGGATGACCCGGCTGGCCCTCGTGGCCGCGGACTGGGCGCTGGACGACGCCGGGGTGCGACCCGCCGACCTGCCGCCCTACGACATGGGTGTCGTCACGGCCAGCTCCTGCGGCGGCTTCGAGTTCGGTCAGAACGAACTGCGCAACCTGTGGAGCAAGGGCAGCCAGTACGTCAGCGCCTACCAGTCGTTCGCCTGGTTCTACGCCGTCAACAGCGGCCAGATCTCGATCCGCAACGGAATGAAGGGTCCCAGCGGCGTGGTGGTGAGCGACCAGGCCGGAGGACTCGACGCCGTCGCGCAGGCCCGTCGGCAGATCCGGCGCGGAACCCCGCTGATCGTCTCCGGGAGCATCGACGCCTCGATCTGCCCCTGGGGTTGGGTGGCCCAGCTGGCGAGCGGCCGGCTCAGCACCAGCGAGGACCCCGACCGCGCCTACCTGCCCTTCGACGCGCAGGCCAACGGTCATGTACCCGGTGAGGGCGGCGCGATCCTCGTCGTGGAGGACGCCGAGTCGGCCCGGCGCCGCGGCGCGCGGCCCTACGGCGAGATCGCCGGGTACGGGTCCACCTTCGACCCCGCACCGGGCAGCGGCCGCGAGCGGGGCCTCAGGCGGGCCATCGAGCTGGCGCTGGCCGACGCCGGGGCCGACGCCCGGGACGTCGACGTGGTCTTCGCCGACGCCGCGGGCGTGCCGGAGGAGGACCGTGCCGAGGCCGAGGCCCTCACCGCGGTGTTCGGCACCCGGGGTGTGCCCGTCACGGCACCGAAGACGATGACCGGGCGGCTGTACTCCGGTGCTGCGCCGCTCGATCTGGCAGCGGCCGTGCTGGCGATCGCCGACGGGCGGATCCCGCCGACCGTCAACGTCCGGCCGGTCGCCGACTACGGCCTGGACCTGGTCACCGATGCCCCCCGCTCCGCCGAGCTGCGCACCGCGCTGGTGCTGGCCCGTGGTCACGGCGGCTTCAACTCGGCCATGGTCGTCCGGGCCGCCTGA
- a CDS encoding acyl-CoA carboxylase subunit beta, translating to MTTATPRSVDAPERDGLTELTHIKEQVLHGPDPAATEQQHAKGKLTARERIDLLLDPGSFHEVEPLRRHRATGFGLEHKRPYTDGVITGWGTVHGRTVFVYAHDFRIFGGALGEAHAAKIHKIMDMALSAGAPLVSLNDGAGARIQEGVTALAGYGGIFERNTRASGVIPQISVMLGPCAGGAAYSPALTDFVFMVRGTSQMFVTGPDVVQAVTGERITHDRLGGGDVHGGTSGVAHFVHDDEAGCLEDVRHLLSLLPANNRELPPRTPCDDPKDRSGEALLDVVPTDPGRSYDIRAVIEEIADHGEYVEVHAGWARNVVCALARLGGETVGVVANQPAVLAGVLDVHASEKAARFVQFCDAFNIPLVTLVDVPGFLPGVDQEHGGIIRHGAKLLYAYCNATVPRVSVVLRKAYGGAYIVMDSRSIGADLALAWPGNEIAVMGAEGAANVIFRREIQSAEDPEAVREQKIKEYRAQLMHPYYAAERGLVDDVIDPRRTREILVDALAMLREKHAELPSRKHGNPPQ from the coding sequence ATGACCACAGCGACCCCCCGGTCCGTCGACGCCCCGGAACGCGACGGGCTCACGGAACTCACGCACATCAAGGAACAGGTGCTCCACGGCCCTGACCCGGCCGCCACCGAACAGCAGCACGCCAAGGGCAAGCTGACGGCGCGGGAGCGGATCGACCTGCTGCTGGACCCGGGCTCCTTTCACGAAGTGGAACCGCTGCGGCGGCACCGGGCCACCGGTTTCGGCCTGGAGCACAAACGTCCCTACACCGACGGTGTGATCACCGGCTGGGGCACGGTGCACGGGCGCACGGTGTTCGTCTACGCGCACGATTTCCGCATCTTCGGTGGAGCCCTGGGCGAGGCCCACGCCGCCAAGATTCACAAGATCATGGACATGGCCCTGTCCGCGGGCGCGCCGCTGGTGTCGCTCAACGACGGGGCGGGCGCCCGCATCCAGGAGGGTGTCACGGCGCTCGCCGGCTACGGCGGCATCTTCGAGCGCAACACCCGGGCCTCGGGAGTCATCCCGCAGATCAGCGTGATGCTCGGCCCCTGCGCGGGTGGTGCCGCCTACTCGCCCGCGTTGACGGACTTCGTCTTCATGGTCCGGGGCACCTCGCAGATGTTCGTCACCGGGCCCGACGTGGTGCAGGCCGTCACCGGCGAGCGGATCACCCATGACCGGCTCGGCGGGGGCGACGTGCACGGCGGGACCTCAGGCGTCGCCCACTTCGTCCACGACGACGAGGCAGGCTGCCTGGAGGACGTGCGCCACCTGCTGTCGCTGCTGCCGGCCAACAACCGGGAGCTGCCGCCCCGCACACCGTGCGACGACCCCAAGGACCGTTCGGGCGAGGCGCTGTTGGACGTCGTGCCCACCGATCCCGGCCGCAGCTACGACATACGTGCCGTGATCGAGGAGATCGCCGATCACGGCGAGTACGTCGAGGTCCACGCCGGCTGGGCTCGCAACGTCGTGTGCGCCCTCGCCCGGCTCGGCGGCGAGACCGTCGGCGTCGTGGCCAACCAGCCCGCCGTCCTTGCGGGCGTCCTGGACGTCCACGCCAGCGAGAAGGCGGCCCGCTTCGTGCAGTTCTGTGACGCCTTCAACATCCCACTGGTCACACTGGTGGACGTGCCGGGCTTCCTGCCGGGCGTCGACCAGGAACACGGCGGCATCATCCGGCACGGCGCGAAGCTGCTGTACGCCTACTGCAACGCGACCGTGCCCCGCGTCTCGGTGGTGCTGCGCAAGGCCTACGGCGGCGCCTACATCGTGATGGACTCGCGCTCCATCGGCGCCGACCTCGCACTGGCCTGGCCCGGCAACGAGATCGCCGTCATGGGCGCCGAGGGCGCCGCGAACGTCATCTTCCGGCGGGAGATCCAGTCCGCCGAAGACCCCGAAGCCGTACGGGAGCAGAAGATCAAGGAGTACCGGGCGCAGCTCATGCACCCGTACTACGCCGCCGAACGGGGTCTGGTGGACGACGTCATCGATCCGCGCCGCACGCGGGAGATCCTCGTCGACGCACTGGCGATGCTGCGCGAGAAGCACGCCGAACTGCCCTCCCGCAAGCACGGCAACCCGCCGCAGTGA
- a CDS encoding acyl carrier protein, with protein sequence MQFTLDDLKRILLESAGADESVDLDGDILDLRWDELGYESLALLETGSRIEREYGITFDETAVTEAETPRALLEVVNAQLGASAAA encoded by the coding sequence GTGCAGTTCACCCTCGACGACCTCAAGCGCATCCTCCTGGAGAGCGCCGGCGCCGACGAGAGCGTCGACCTCGACGGCGACATCCTGGACCTTCGCTGGGACGAACTCGGCTACGAGTCGCTGGCCCTGCTGGAGACCGGCAGCCGCATCGAGCGCGAGTACGGCATCACGTTCGACGAGACGGCGGTCACCGAGGCCGAGACGCCGCGCGCCCTGCTGGAGGTGGTCAACGCGCAGCTCGGCGCCTCCGCCGCCGCCTGA
- a CDS encoding SDR family oxidoreductase encodes MTGLTLDTDVVVVGAGPVGLMLAGELRTGGARVTVLERLARPTTESRASTLHARTMELLDQRGLLERFGELPNDVRGHFGGIPLDLRLPGPHPGQWKVPQTRTEAILAQWAVGLGAQLRRSHEVTGLAEHRDHVEVEAERPGGGTLQLRAGYVVGCDGEHSTVRRLAGIDFPGHEALRELIRADVAGIDIPDRRFERLQKGLAIAARRSDGVTRVMVHAYGRAPQHRTGEPEFAEVCEVWRHVTGEEISGGTPLWLNAFGDASRLAARYRAGRVLLAGDAAHQQMPVGGQALNLGLQDAVNLGWKLAAVVRGRAPESLLDTYHRERHAVGARVLRGIEAQTTLLLGGPEVEAMREVLAELGGHERVRRHLAGTISGLDVRYDLGADRHPQIGARLEPAPLVTADGPTTTAALLRSGRGLLLDLTGDSTRHASLRRECGPWLDRVDLVAAEPAPGAEGHERDAYLLRPDGHVVWAATASGPDGPAEALRTWFGPLAFTPQATGPGTAARPRPAQPRADQYHRQEGGDTHMGRLTGRTALVTGASRGIGRATAIRLAGEGALVAVHCATNRDAAEEVVAAIEKDGGRAFAIQAELGVPGDVHELFLALERGLKERTGSTDLNILVNNAGRMGGVPFEKMTPEEFDRLFAVNAKAPYFIIQRALANLTTGGRIINISSGLTRFANPDEIAYAMTKGAVEQLALHFAKALAPRGITINSVAPGITRNGNPLFDVPEAVDQMARLSAFNRVGEPEDVADVVAFLASDDSRWVTGAFLDATGGTLLG; translated from the coding sequence ATGACCGGGCTCACGCTGGACACCGACGTCGTCGTGGTCGGAGCCGGCCCCGTCGGGCTGATGCTCGCGGGCGAACTGCGCACCGGCGGCGCGCGGGTGACCGTGCTGGAACGGCTGGCCCGGCCCACGACCGAGTCCAGGGCCTCGACACTCCACGCCCGCACGATGGAGCTGCTGGACCAGCGAGGCCTGCTGGAGAGGTTCGGGGAACTGCCCAACGACGTCCGGGGCCACTTCGGCGGGATCCCGCTGGACCTGCGGCTGCCCGGTCCGCACCCGGGCCAGTGGAAGGTGCCGCAGACGCGCACCGAGGCGATCCTCGCCCAGTGGGCGGTCGGCCTCGGCGCGCAGCTGCGGCGCAGCCACGAGGTCACCGGGCTCGCGGAGCACCGGGACCACGTGGAGGTCGAGGCCGAACGGCCCGGTGGCGGCACACTGCAACTGCGCGCCGGGTACGTGGTGGGCTGCGACGGCGAACACAGCACCGTCCGCCGTCTGGCCGGCATCGACTTCCCCGGGCACGAGGCCTTAAGGGAGCTGATCCGCGCCGACGTGGCCGGTATCGACATCCCCGACCGCCGCTTCGAGCGCCTGCAGAAGGGCCTGGCGATCGCCGCGCGCCGCAGCGACGGGGTGACCCGGGTGATGGTCCACGCCTACGGGCGCGCGCCGCAACACCGCACCGGAGAACCGGAGTTCGCCGAGGTGTGCGAGGTGTGGCGGCACGTCACCGGGGAGGAGATCAGCGGCGGCACCCCGCTGTGGCTCAACGCCTTCGGCGACGCCTCCCGGCTGGCCGCCCGCTACCGCGCAGGCCGGGTCCTGCTCGCCGGCGACGCGGCCCACCAGCAGATGCCGGTCGGCGGCCAGGCCCTCAACCTGGGACTGCAGGACGCGGTCAACCTGGGCTGGAAGCTGGCAGCCGTCGTACGGGGCAGGGCGCCGGAGAGCCTGCTGGACACCTACCACCGCGAGCGGCACGCCGTCGGCGCCCGGGTGCTCAGGGGCATCGAGGCCCAGACCACCCTGCTGCTGGGCGGGCCCGAGGTGGAGGCGATGCGTGAGGTCCTGGCCGAACTGGGCGGCCACGAGCGGGTACGGCGGCACCTCGCCGGAACGATCAGCGGCCTGGACGTCCGCTACGACCTCGGCGCGGACCGCCACCCGCAGATCGGCGCCCGCCTGGAGCCCGCACCCCTCGTCACCGCCGACGGTCCCACGACGACGGCCGCGCTGCTGCGCTCGGGACGTGGGCTGCTGCTGGACCTCACGGGCGACTCCACCCGCCACGCAAGCCTGCGCCGGGAGTGCGGCCCCTGGCTGGACCGGGTGGACCTGGTCGCGGCCGAGCCCGCCCCGGGCGCAGAGGGCCACGAACGGGACGCGTACCTGCTGCGCCCCGACGGCCACGTCGTCTGGGCGGCGACCGCCTCGGGTCCGGACGGGCCCGCCGAGGCCCTCCGGACGTGGTTCGGCCCGCTGGCCTTCACCCCGCAGGCGACCGGTCCCGGCACAGCGGCGCGACCACGCCCCGCACAACCCCGCGCCGATCAGTACCACCGACAAGAGGGAGGAGACACGCACATGGGCAGGCTCACGGGCAGGACGGCGCTGGTCACCGGGGCCAGCCGGGGCATCGGCCGGGCGACGGCGATCCGGCTGGCCGGCGAAGGCGCCCTGGTCGCCGTGCACTGCGCGACCAACCGCGACGCGGCCGAGGAGGTCGTGGCGGCCATCGAGAAGGACGGCGGACGGGCCTTCGCCATACAGGCCGAACTCGGCGTCCCCGGCGACGTCCACGAGTTGTTCCTCGCGCTGGAGCGGGGACTGAAGGAACGCACCGGGTCCACCGACCTGAACATCCTGGTCAACAACGCGGGCCGGATGGGCGGTGTTCCGTTCGAGAAGATGACCCCGGAGGAGTTCGACCGGTTGTTCGCGGTCAACGCCAAGGCGCCGTACTTCATCATCCAGCGGGCCCTGGCGAACCTCACCACCGGCGGCCGGATCATCAACATCTCGTCCGGGCTGACCCGTTTCGCCAACCCCGACGAGATCGCCTACGCGATGACCAAGGGGGCCGTGGAACAGCTTGCCCTGCACTTCGCGAAAGCACTGGCGCCCCGCGGGATCACCATCAACAGTGTCGCGCCCGGCATCACGCGCAACGGCAACCCGCTGTTCGACGTGCCGGAGGCGGTCGATCAGATGGCCCGGTTGTCCGCGTTCAACCGGGTCGGCGAGCCCGAGGACGTCGCCGACGTGGTGGCCTTCCTCGCCTCGGACGACAGCCGCTGGGTGACCGGCGCCTTCCTCGACGCCACCGGCGGCACCCTGCTCGGCTGA
- a CDS encoding aromatase/cyclase, with amino-acid sequence MTTRQVEHEITAEAPAATVYRLIAEVENWPRIFPPTIYVDHVERGAADERIRIWATANGEAKSWTSRRTLDADNLRITFRQEVSAPPVAAMGGTWIIEPLSDTRSRIRLLHDYRAVDDDPRSLEWIDQAVDRNSRSELAALKTNVELAQEAGDITFSFEDTVHIAGSAKDAYDFVNDAHLWQERLPHVARVRFEEPAPGLQVLEMDTRAKDGSTHTTKSYRVAFPHHRIAYKQVTLPALMTLHTGIWTFTEQDGGVAATSQHTVVLNTGNIATVLGPEATVADARAYVQGALSANSRATLNHAKDYAESRR; translated from the coding sequence ATGACTACGCGTCAGGTCGAGCACGAGATCACCGCCGAGGCCCCCGCCGCCACCGTCTACCGGCTGATCGCCGAGGTGGAGAACTGGCCCCGGATCTTCCCGCCCACCATCTACGTCGACCACGTCGAACGCGGCGCCGCCGACGAGCGCATCCGCATCTGGGCCACCGCCAACGGCGAGGCCAAGAGCTGGACGTCGCGCCGCACCCTGGACGCGGACAACCTGCGCATCACCTTCCGCCAGGAGGTGTCCGCCCCGCCGGTCGCCGCCATGGGCGGCACCTGGATCATCGAGCCGCTGTCGGACACGAGGTCCCGGATCCGGCTGCTGCACGACTACCGGGCGGTCGACGACGACCCGCGCAGCCTGGAGTGGATCGATCAGGCCGTCGACCGCAACTCCCGCTCCGAACTGGCCGCACTGAAGACGAACGTCGAACTCGCCCAGGAAGCCGGGGACATCACGTTCTCCTTCGAGGACACCGTGCACATCGCCGGCTCCGCCAAGGACGCCTACGACTTCGTCAACGACGCCCACCTGTGGCAGGAACGGCTGCCGCACGTGGCCCGTGTCCGCTTCGAGGAGCCCGCGCCGGGACTGCAGGTCCTGGAGATGGACACCCGCGCCAAGGACGGCTCCACGCACACCACGAAGTCCTACCGGGTGGCCTTTCCGCACCACCGGATCGCCTACAAGCAGGTCACGCTGCCCGCGCTGATGACCCTGCACACCGGGATCTGGACCTTCACGGAGCAGGACGGGGGCGTCGCCGCCACCTCGCAGCACACGGTGGTGCTCAACACCGGCAACATCGCGACGGTGCTGGGGCCCGAGGCCACCGTGGCCGACGCCCGCGCGTACGTCCAGGGCGCGCTGAGCGCCAACAGCCGCGCGACCCTGAACCACGCCAAGGACTACGCCGAGAGCAGGCGCTGA
- the fabG gene encoding 3-oxoacyl-ACP reductase FabG yields MTEHTSRVAVVTGATSGIGLAVARALGAQGHRVYIGARTAENVSTTVKQLREQGVTADGSAVDVRDGAAIRRFVQGAVDTFGTIDILVNNAGRSGGGVTADIADELWDDVIDTNLNSVFRMTREVLNTGGMREKTWGRVINIASTAGKQGVVLGAPYSASKHGVVGFTKALGNELAPTGITVNAVCPGYVETPMAQRVRQGYAAAYDTSEEAILEKFTAKIPLGRYSTPEEVAGLVAYLASDTAASITSQALNVCGGLGNF; encoded by the coding sequence ATGACCGAGCACACCTCGCGCGTCGCCGTCGTCACCGGAGCCACCAGCGGCATCGGCCTGGCCGTCGCCCGAGCCCTGGGCGCCCAGGGCCACCGCGTGTACATCGGCGCCCGCACAGCGGAGAACGTGAGCACCACCGTCAAGCAGCTGCGCGAGCAGGGCGTGACCGCCGACGGCAGCGCCGTCGACGTGCGCGACGGAGCCGCGATCCGGCGGTTCGTCCAGGGCGCCGTCGACACCTTCGGCACCATCGACATCCTCGTCAACAACGCGGGCCGCTCCGGCGGCGGCGTCACCGCCGACATCGCCGACGAGCTGTGGGACGACGTGATCGACACCAACCTCAACAGCGTCTTCCGCATGACCCGGGAGGTCCTCAACACCGGTGGCATGCGCGAGAAGACATGGGGACGCGTCATCAACATCGCCTCCACCGCCGGCAAGCAGGGCGTCGTCCTGGGCGCCCCCTACTCCGCCTCCAAGCACGGCGTCGTCGGTTTCACCAAGGCCCTCGGCAACGAGCTCGCCCCGACCGGCATCACCGTCAACGCCGTCTGCCCGGGCTACGTGGAGACGCCGATGGCCCAGCGCGTCCGCCAGGGGTACGCCGCCGCGTACGACACCAGCGAGGAGGCCATCCTCGAGAAGTTCACGGCGAAGATCCCGCTCGGCCGCTACTCCACCCCGGAGGAGGTCGCCGGTCTCGTCGCCTACCTCGCCTCCGACACCGCCGCCTCCATCACCTCACAGGCCCTCAACGTCTGCGGTGGCCTCGGCAACTTCTGA
- a CDS encoding beta-ketoacyl-[acyl-carrier-protein] synthase family protein, with the protein MTARRVVITGIGVVAPGGIGVKNFWNLLSEGRTATRGITFFDPSQFRSKVAAEIDFDPEEHGLRPQEVRRMDRAAQLAVVAAREAVADSGLEPAELDPHRVGVTVGSAVGATMGLDWEYRVVSDAGRLELVDHEYAVPHLYNYFVPSSFAAEVAWSVGAEGPTTVVSTGCTSGLDAVCHAVELLREGSADVMVAGATDAPISPITMACFDAIKATTPRNDDPGHASRPFDGTRNGFVLGEGSAVFVLEELHSARRRGAHVYAEVAGYASRCNAFHMTGLRPDGAEMAEAIRVALDEARVAPEDIDYVNAHGSGTKQNDRHETAAFKRSLGEHAYNVPVSSIKSMIGHSLGAIGSIEIAASALAMEHNVVPPTANLHTPDPECDLDYVPLTAREHRTNTVLTVGSGFGGFQTAVVLTRAERRAA; encoded by the coding sequence GTGACGGCGCGTCGGGTGGTCATCACCGGCATCGGTGTCGTCGCCCCCGGCGGCATCGGCGTCAAGAACTTCTGGAACCTGCTCAGTGAGGGACGCACCGCGACCCGCGGCATCACCTTTTTCGACCCCTCGCAGTTCCGCTCCAAGGTGGCGGCCGAGATCGACTTCGACCCCGAGGAGCACGGCCTGCGCCCGCAGGAGGTGCGGCGGATGGACCGTGCGGCCCAACTCGCCGTCGTCGCCGCGCGGGAGGCGGTCGCCGACAGCGGGCTGGAGCCGGCCGAGCTCGATCCGCACCGGGTGGGAGTCACCGTCGGCAGTGCGGTGGGCGCCACCATGGGCCTCGACTGGGAGTACCGCGTGGTCAGCGACGCCGGACGGCTGGAGCTCGTCGACCACGAGTACGCCGTACCCCACCTGTACAACTACTTCGTGCCCAGCTCGTTCGCGGCGGAGGTGGCCTGGAGCGTGGGCGCCGAGGGGCCCACCACGGTGGTGTCCACCGGCTGCACCTCCGGCCTGGACGCGGTGTGCCACGCGGTGGAACTGCTGCGGGAGGGGTCCGCCGACGTCATGGTGGCCGGCGCGACCGACGCGCCGATCTCGCCGATCACGATGGCCTGCTTCGACGCCATCAAGGCCACCACTCCGCGCAACGACGACCCCGGGCATGCGTCACGGCCCTTCGACGGCACCCGCAACGGCTTTGTGCTCGGGGAGGGTTCCGCGGTGTTCGTGCTGGAGGAACTGCACAGCGCCCGGCGGCGCGGCGCCCACGTCTACGCCGAGGTCGCCGGCTACGCCTCCCGCTGCAACGCCTTCCACATGACCGGCCTCAGGCCGGACGGCGCGGAGATGGCCGAAGCGATCCGCGTCGCTCTGGACGAGGCGCGCGTCGCCCCGGAGGACATCGACTACGTCAACGCGCACGGCTCCGGCACCAAGCAGAACGACCGGCACGAGACGGCCGCGTTCAAGAGGAGCCTGGGCGAACACGCCTACAACGTGCCGGTCAGCTCCATCAAGTCGATGATCGGCCACTCGCTGGGCGCGATCGGCTCGATCGAGATCGCCGCCTCGGCGCTGGCCATGGAGCACAACGTGGTGCCGCCCACGGCCAACCTGCACACCCCCGACCCCGAATGCGACCTCGATTACGTGCCCCTGACCGCACGGGAACACCGGACCAACACGGTGTTGACGGTCGGCAGCGGCTTCGGCGGCTTCCAGACCGCCGTGGTCCTCACCCGCGCCGAGAGGAGGGCGGCATGA
- a CDS encoding acyl-CoA carboxylase epsilon subunit produces the protein MHREETADTAPVIRVIRGEAGPEELAALTVVLLLSARGPALSGVEPAAQRAHRPATWRRLERALNHRSARSWRNELHRTRPPSAAGV, from the coding sequence ATGCACCGCGAGGAGACCGCGGACACCGCTCCCGTGATCCGCGTCATCCGCGGCGAGGCCGGTCCGGAGGAGCTCGCCGCGCTCACCGTCGTCCTGCTGCTGTCCGCCCGCGGCCCGGCTCTCTCCGGGGTGGAGCCGGCCGCGCAGCGCGCGCACCGGCCGGCCACCTGGCGCCGCCTGGAGCGGGCTTTGAACCACCGCAGCGCGCGCAGCTGGCGCAACGAGCTGCACCGCACCCGGCCGCCGTCCGCAGCCGGTGTCTGA